The Sandaracinobacteroides saxicola nucleotide sequence GCATGTCCTCCGCGCCCGTCACCCGAAAGCAGGTCCGGCTGCATCCGCAGAAGCGGCAGAGCCTGATTCTGGACTGCACCGCCGAACTGATCGCGTCCGAGGGGATTGCCAAACTCTCGATGGACCGGATCGGTCGTGAGGCAGGGGTGAGCAAATCGCTGGTCTATGCCTATTTTCCCAGCCTGACCGACCTGCTGCGACAGCTGTTGCAACGCGAGATGCGGCGGTTGCGCCGCCTGCAGGCGGCCGCCGCCGAGGGGGCGGAGACATTCGAGGGGCTGGTTCGCGCGGTCACCCATGAGTATCTGAAATATATCGAGGAGCGTGGCCTGATCATCGAGCGGTTGCAGGCCGAACCTTCGGTGTCGACCCTGCATGACCCGACCCAATTCGGACGGGAAGTGGCGGTGGACTATCTGGCGGAAATCGTGATCGACCAGTTCGACCTTCCGCGCGAGGTCGCCTATGCCGCGACCGAAATCAGCTTTGGGCTGCCCTCCGCGGCCGGCGCCTTCCTGCTGCACCACAATCTCAGCCGCGCGGCGCTTGAGACGCTGACGGTGTCGATGATCCTGGGCACTTTTTACGAACTGAAGCGGGAGCATGTCGCGCGGCACCAGCCGCTGCAACGGCGCACGCCCGCCGCGGCACCGACCGTGGATATCGTCCGTGCGGTGACGGCCGGGAAAAGCCACAAGGTGCGCGCCACGGCGGCGGGCAAGGGGAAGCGGCGCGAACCGGCGGAGTAGCATGCGGCGCTACTTCGCCAGCGTGCCGCCATCGACGGGAACAAGCGCGCCGGTCATGAACGATGCCGCATCGCTGACCAGAAAGGCCAGCACTTCGGCCACTTCTTCGGGGGTGCCATAGCGCTGCATCGGCGTGCCCTGCGCCAAGGCCGGCCGCGCCGCCTCCGGCGCATCGGGGGACAGGCGGCGTTCGAGCTGGAACATCATTTCGGTGGCGGTGGGGCTGGGGCAGATCGCCAGCACGCGGACGCCGAAGCGCGCCAGGGCAATCGCCGCGGATTTGGTCATGCCGTTCACGGCAAATTTGCTGGCCGAATAGCCGAAGATGTTGCCGCTGCCGCCGAAGCCCGACACGGACGAGGTGTTGACGATCACGCCCTGGCCCTGCGCCTTCATCACCGCGCCGACGATTTTCAGCCCCAGGAAGACGCCGCGGACGTTCACGGCCATCACCTGGTCGAACGCGTCCTCGGGATAATCGATGACATCGGCGATCGCGCCCGAGATTCCGGCATTGTTGAACAGGATGTCGATCCGGCCGCCCCAGGCGGTGGCGTCCGCGACCACGCGGTGCCAATCCGGCGCCCGCGCGACATCGCCGTGAACGACGAGGACATTCGCGGCCCCCAATTCGTGGAGGGCGCCATGATCGGCATCCCGCAGGTCGACGGCGACGACCCGCGCGCCGCGCTCGACCAGCGTGCGGGCCGCGGCAAGGCCGATGCCGCGCGCAGCACCAGTGACGACCGCGATCCGGCCTGCGAGCGGTTGGCTGGCGATGGTCATGGATCCTCCTGAAGTCATGCCGGCAGCCGCGCGCGGAACGCCCGGATGATCCCGGCGCAGCGTGCGGGATCCGCCCGGTGGGGAACATGGCCGGCATCCGGCAGGATGGCGACCGACGCATCGTGGCACATGGCGGCGATGCGTTCGGGCATCGCCGGCACGAATACACGGTCCCGTGCGCCCCAGATCAGTTGCACCGGCCGCTCGATGCGGGCTGGCAGCGTGGTGGTCCAGCGGCGCGACGGCGCCGTTTCGTCAGCCGGCGGACAATGGAAGGGCGAGGCGCGATACCAGGCGAGCATGGCCTGCCAGACGCCGGGCCGGGTCCATGCCGTGCGGTAACTCTCCACGTCGGCGGGCGTCAGCTGCCCGGCGGCGATGTCCCTGCCCAGGAAGCGCGTCAACAGCGCCTCGACATGGGCCTCCTGCATCGGGGCATCGGCCGCGGCCGACTGCAGGAAGGCGATATACTGCGAGGCAGCGCGCTGGCCGGGATCGTCCCAGATCATCGTCTGCAGCAGGTTCGGCGGCGGCGCGTTGATCAGCACGAGGCCCGCCACCCGGTCAGGATGGGTCATCGCCACCCAGGCCGCGAGCACGCCGCCCCAGTCATGCCCGCACAGGATCGCCTGCCGCAGGTCCAGCGCGTCGAGTAGCCCGATGATGTCGCCGATCAGCGCGGCCGGGCGATAGGCATCGATCGCAAGCGGCCTTTCGGTCAGGTTGTAGCCGCGAAGGTCGGGCGCGATGACGCGATGGTCGGCCGAAAGCTGATCGATCAACGGTCGCCAGGCAGCGGCGTGATCGGGGAAGCCGTGGAGCAGGACAATCGGTGCGCCGCTGCCGGCCTGAATGACATGCATGGCCAGCCCGGCCGCATCGACCATGGATGCCGTGACCGGCGCCGGCAGGGGCGGGCTGGCGGCGAGCGCGGTCATGGATGAATGCCGGCCGGGGTCCGCGTGCCTCTCGCCGTCTCGATCGCCACCGCCTCCGCCGATGCCCGCATGGCGGCGACGGTTGGACCGGCCCTGCCGGAAACAGGTTCCAGCAGGGCGAACAGGTTGCCGTCGGGATCGCGCCCGAACGCCATGATGGCGCCGCCCAGGCGTTGCGGCGGTCCGAACAGCGGGACGCCCGCCTGTGCCAGCCGGTCGCGATCGGCGGCAATGTCGGTGCTTTCGAAACACAGGTGGCTCCAGCCCGGCGTGCTGATGACGTGCGGTACCGTGGGCAGGGAGGCCGGATGCAGATATTGCCAGAACTCCAGCTCGGCATTGGCCAGGCGCATCCAGGCGCCATGGAAGCGTACGCCCTCGATCCCGGCGACGATGTCGAACTTGCGGTCCGGGCCGAAGCTGCCGCGCCGATGCACGGTGGCGCCTGTCAGCATCGCGTAGAATTCGGTCAACCGGTCGATGTCGGGAGTGACGACCGCACTGTGCGCGTACCAGGGGGTCGTGGCTGCCGGGGTCGCCCAGGGGACACCCTCCAGCTCCAGCACATTGCCTTCGGGATCGCGGATGTAGGCGTAGCTGTTGCCGGTGCCCAGGCCTGACGGGCGCGCGTGGCTGCTCGCGCCCGCGGCCAGCATGGCGTCGAAAAAGGCGTCATCGATCACGGTCTGCAGGCAGATGTGGCGGATGCCCGATTGCGATACGCCGTGAACAATGGGAGGCTCCTGCGCGCTGCCGGGAAAGGCCATCAGCATCAGGCAGCCGAGCGTGCCGCGCAACAACGCCGCCTCGGCGGTCGCATCCGCCAATGCCAGCAGCTGGCGGTGCCCGACGCTGTCGGTGATGGCGAAGCGGTCGCAAACCTCGAAGGCGCCGAAGGTCCGATAGAAGGCGATGGCGCGATCGAGGTCACGCACGGCAAGCCCGCTGTGGTGGATGCCCGCGATCATCTCATGGGCCCGCGGTCGCGTCGGCTGTCCGGGCGTCGATCTCGTCCCGAAGCTGGCGTTGCCTGTCGGCGGTCAGGGGATAGTTCCAAGCCATGGCGGCGGCGCAGAGCACCAGCACGGCCGGCACGAGGCTGTAGCTGACGGTCAGCACAAACAAGGGCTCCGGTTGCGTTTCGCCCGCCGATCTGTAGCTGGCCGCGCCGAGGATGAGGAGGGGCAGGCCGGCCCCCAGCGCATAGCCCATTTTCTGGACCATGGCGATGGCCGCGTAGAATATGCCCTGCTGCCGGTCCAGCGTCTGCGCCGTATCAATGTCAACCGTGTCGGCCACCATCGCGTGCGGCAGGAGCAGCACCGCGCCGTAGCAGGCGCCCTTCAGCACGAACAGGGCGGTGAACAGCACCGTCTGCCCCTGGCCGACCAGGAACATGCAGGCGTTGGTCATCGCCACGATGACGAGCGCCAGCGTCAGCGCGCGATGTTTTTCCACCCGCCTTGCCAGCCATGTCCAGGCGGGAACCATCACCAGCGCGGCGGCGAAATAGAAGAAATAGACGATGCCGATGTTGGTGACCCCGACCACGTCGCGCGCGAAGAAGACGGTGATCGTCTGGCGGAACACTTCGCCGGTGGTGGCCACCAGCAGAACGAGCGTGATGCGGACGAAGGGACGGTTGGAGGCCAGCGTGCGAAGCGTGGCGCGAAGGTCGAAGCGGGTGCGGCGGATGGGGGCCTCGGGTTCGGGCACGGTCAGGAACAGGATGGTCGCGGTCAGTGGCAGCATGATGAGAACGAACAGGCTGATCGCGGCCATCACGTCGGCGCTCGTCGCCCCGGGGCGGGACTGGACATAGGCGGGAATCAGGGTGGAGGCGATCAGGCCGAGGATGCTGAAAAACTGCGAGATCGAGCTGATCCGGGTGCGCACATGATAGTCCGGCGACAGTTCGGCGGACCAGGCGGCGTAGGGAAGCAGGATCATGGTGTAGCCGAGATAGACCGTCGACACCGCGGACACGAAATAGACGATGCCGACGCCCGGAAAGGGCCGGAACAGCAGGAAAACGCCGATCATCATGACGATGGTGCCGAGCAGCAGCCAGATGCGGCGCCGGCCGATGGCAGGGCGCCAGCGGTCGGTGAGGATGCCGATGATGGGATCGGTGACGAAGTCCGAGAAGCGCGCGATGATCAACGCCACACCGATCAGTTGCAGTGCCAGGCCGAACTGGCCCGAATAGAGCGGTGCCAGGTAGATGGCGATCGGCAGCCCGATGGCGCCCAGCGGCAGCTGGATGGTGCCGAACGCGATCATCTGGGCGGTGGTGATGGTGCGGCCGTTCAACCCGCCATGCTCCTTAGAAGGGGAAGATGGAATGACCGCCATCGAGCACGATGGATTGGCCGGTCATGAAATCGCTTGCCGGCGACGCGAGATAGACCGCTATCCCCTCCATGTCGCTCAATTTGCCGATCTCGCCCGACACGGCCCGGCGCCGGCAGGCATCCTGGAAGGCCTGCGGCGTCTTCAGCGACATCTCGGTCTCGATGAAGCCGGGGAGGATCGCATTGGCGCGGATGCCGGCCGGCCCCAATTCGACGGCCAATGCCCGGACCAGCCCGGATACAGCCGCCTTCGTCGTGCAATAGCCCGCCGCCATGGGCAGGCCGAGCGCGGCGGCGATCGAGGATGTGACGATCAGCTTGCCGCCGGCCGCGCGTGCCTGCCAGTGCCGCGTTGCCAGCCGGAACGTGTCGACGACGCTGGTGAGGTTGAGCGCGATGACGCCGTTCCAGTCGGCGGCGCTGCTGCTGCCGAACGGGCCGCGGGCACCGGAGCCGCCGGCGTTGGCGAAGCAGCTGTGGATCGTGCCGAAATCGTCGATCGTCCGTTCGAACGCCGCGGCGCTCGATGCGGGGTCGGTCACGTCGGCGATATAGCTTCTGACCGTGGCGCCGGACGCGCCCAGCTCCGCGCATGCCGCTGCATTCTTGGCGTCGCTCCGCCCCCAGATCGCGATGCTGGCACCGCACCGGGACAGGCCTTTCGCCATTGCCAGGCCCAGGCCGCCGTTGCCGCCCGTGACCAGCGCGACATGGCCCTCCAGATCGAACAAGGCTTTTGTCACCGACATTCTCCGGCAGGTCCAGGGCGCGGAGGCGAAACCGGCTGGGACAGGGCCGCAGCCGCAACAACCGGCGATCGCATCACCGAAAACCGACGTTCAGCGCCAGCCCG carries:
- a CDS encoding alpha/beta fold hydrolase, whose amino-acid sequence is MTALAASPPLPAPVTASMVDAAGLAMHVIQAGSGAPIVLLHGFPDHAAAWRPLIDQLSADHRVIAPDLRGYNLTERPLAIDAYRPAALIGDIIGLLDALDLRQAILCGHDWGGVLAAWVAMTHPDRVAGLVLINAPPPNLLQTMIWDDPGQRAASQYIAFLQSAAADAPMQEAHVEALLTRFLGRDIAAGQLTPADVESYRTAWTRPGVWQAMLAWYRASPFHCPPADETAPSRRWTTTLPARIERPVQLIWGARDRVFVPAMPERIAAMCHDASVAILPDAGHVPHRADPARCAGIIRAFRARLPA
- a CDS encoding SDR family NAD(P)-dependent oxidoreductase, which gives rise to MTIASQPLAGRIAVVTGAARGIGLAAARTLVERGARVVAVDLRDADHGALHELGAANVLVVHGDVARAPDWHRVVADATAWGGRIDILFNNAGISGAIADVIDYPEDAFDQVMAVNVRGVFLGLKIVGAVMKAQGQGVIVNTSSVSGFGGSGNIFGYSASKFAVNGMTKSAAIALARFGVRVLAICPSPTATEMMFQLERRLSPDAPEAARPALAQGTPMQRYGTPEEVAEVLAFLVSDAASFMTGALVPVDGGTLAK
- a CDS encoding MFS transporter, giving the protein MAVIPSSPSKEHGGLNGRTITTAQMIAFGTIQLPLGAIGLPIAIYLAPLYSGQFGLALQLIGVALIIARFSDFVTDPIIGILTDRWRPAIGRRRIWLLLGTIVMMIGVFLLFRPFPGVGIVYFVSAVSTVYLGYTMILLPYAAWSAELSPDYHVRTRISSISQFFSILGLIASTLIPAYVQSRPGATSADVMAAISLFVLIMLPLTATILFLTVPEPEAPIRRTRFDLRATLRTLASNRPFVRITLVLLVATTGEVFRQTITVFFARDVVGVTNIGIVYFFYFAAALVMVPAWTWLARRVEKHRALTLALVIVAMTNACMFLVGQGQTVLFTALFVLKGACYGAVLLLPHAMVADTVDIDTAQTLDRQQGIFYAAIAMVQKMGYALGAGLPLLILGAASYRSAGETQPEPLFVLTVSYSLVPAVLVLCAAAMAWNYPLTADRQRQLRDEIDARTADATAGP
- a CDS encoding SDR family NAD(P)-dependent oxidoreductase codes for the protein MTKALFDLEGHVALVTGGNGGLGLAMAKGLSRCGASIAIWGRSDAKNAAACAELGASGATVRSYIADVTDPASSAAAFERTIDDFGTIHSCFANAGGSGARGPFGSSSAADWNGVIALNLTSVVDTFRLATRHWQARAAGGKLIVTSSIAAALGLPMAAGYCTTKAAVSGLVRALAVELGPAGIRANAILPGFIETEMSLKTPQAFQDACRRRAVSGEIGKLSDMEGIAVYLASPASDFMTGQSIVLDGGHSIFPF
- a CDS encoding TetR/AcrR family transcriptional regulator, which codes for MSSAPVTRKQVRLHPQKRQSLILDCTAELIASEGIAKLSMDRIGREAGVSKSLVYAYFPSLTDLLRQLLQREMRRLRRLQAAAAEGAETFEGLVRAVTHEYLKYIEERGLIIERLQAEPSVSTLHDPTQFGREVAVDYLAEIVIDQFDLPREVAYAATEISFGLPSAAGAFLLHHNLSRAALETLTVSMILGTFYELKREHVARHQPLQRRTPAAAPTVDIVRAVTAGKSHKVRATAAGKGKRREPAE
- a CDS encoding VOC family protein, coding for MIAGIHHSGLAVRDLDRAIAFYRTFGAFEVCDRFAITDSVGHRQLLALADATAEAALLRGTLGCLMLMAFPGSAQEPPIVHGVSQSGIRHICLQTVIDDAFFDAMLAAGASSHARPSGLGTGNSYAYIRDPEGNVLELEGVPWATPAATTPWYAHSAVVTPDIDRLTEFYAMLTGATVHRRGSFGPDRKFDIVAGIEGVRFHGAWMRLANAELEFWQYLHPASLPTVPHVISTPGWSHLCFESTDIAADRDRLAQAGVPLFGPPQRLGGAIMAFGRDPDGNLFALLEPVSGRAGPTVAAMRASAEAVAIETARGTRTPAGIHP